From the genome of Rhizophagus irregularis chromosome 29, complete sequence, one region includes:
- a CDS encoding Coronin-like protein crn1 gives MKGFAQASVQMESTLTRKRKADEINNGQDVDRVFGIVTDASEWYFMECLLDHEGKPTFKLSEQVTVVYKDENLQDKVEKVLGHIVWLLEEAQKPMESGEGLEK, from the coding sequence atgaagGGGTTCGCTCAGGCGTCCGTACAGATGGAGTCAACCTTGACACGTAAACGCAAAGCCGATGAAATCAATAATGGGCAGGATGTGGATAGGGTGTTTGGGATCGTTACCGATGCGTCCGAATGGTACTTTATGGAATGTTTGCTAGATCACGAGGGGAAGCCAACGTTTAAGCTATCGGAACAAGTGACCGTTGTGTACAAAGACGAGAATTTGCAAGATAAGGTGGAAAAGGTCCTCGGTCATATTGTTTGGTTGTTGGAGGAGGCGCAAAAGCCGATGGAAAGTGGTGAGGGCCTCGAGAAATAA